The following proteins come from a genomic window of Pseudomonas syringae:
- a CDS encoding antibiotic biosynthesis monooxygenase family protein, with amino-acid sequence MPSVEPLDPSFPLSQQMGIDAAPIVLINVCTLSPEDEAAFLAAWASDAAFMKKQPGFISTQLHRALGDSPTYLNYAVFESAQAWRTAFKHPDFREIAKAHPPSAVFRPHLFQKVAVANLCTA; translated from the coding sequence GAGCCGCTTGATCCGTCGTTTCCATTAAGCCAACAGATGGGAATCGATGCTGCCCCCATCGTGTTAATCAACGTCTGCACTCTGTCACCTGAGGACGAAGCAGCTTTCCTTGCCGCGTGGGCATCTGACGCTGCGTTCATGAAAAAACAACCCGGCTTTATCTCGACGCAGCTACATCGCGCGCTGGGAGACAGTCCAACCTATCTTAACTACGCAGTGTTCGAGTCTGCGCAGGCTTGGCGCACTGCCTTTAAACACCCTGACTTCCGCGAGATCGCCAAGGCACATCCGCCATCGGCTGTATTTCGTCCCCACCTGTTTCAAAAGGTCGCTGTAGCGAATTTATGCACAGCCTAG